Proteins encoded in a region of the Phaenicophaeus curvirostris isolate KB17595 chromosome 1, BPBGC_Pcur_1.0, whole genome shotgun sequence genome:
- the ASCL4 gene encoding achaete-scute homolog 4: MGSKKDGDGLLNRIAFPGAVSLANGHVHPHGVPLREPFGVPFHLDPSYWEQAYGSHTGRISYIPFPGYMGVYDYSFEPAFIRKRNERERQRVRCVNEGYTRLREHLPKEFADKRLSKVETLRAAISYIKHLQSLLNCHPLGSNSKETVSAKELPEAPSPGPSPECYSDGESKTSSASSPYSEFEETGS; encoded by the coding sequence atgggCAGCAAGAAAGATGGTGATGGACTGTTGAACAGGATTGCATTTCCAGGAGCTGTGTCCCTGGCTAACGGCCATGTGCATCCCCATGGAGTCCCCCTGAGAGAGCCCTTTGGGGTTCCCTTCCATCTGGACCCGTCTTACTGGGAGCAAGCCTATGGCAGCCACACAGGTCGCATCTCTTACATCCCCTTCCCTGGCTACATGGGTGTCTATGACTATTCCTTTGAGCCTGCCTTCATTCGAAAGAGGAACGAGAGGGAAAGGCAGCGGGTGCGCTGCGTGAACGAAGGCTACACACGCTTGAGAGAGCACCTGCCAAAGGAATTTGCTGACAAGCGCCTCAGCAAAGTGGAGACCCTGAGAGCTGCAATAAGCTACATCAAACACCTGCAGAGCTTGCTGAACTGCCATCCCTTAGGGTCTAACAGTAAGGAAACGGTCTCTGCCAAGGAGCTACCAGAAGCTCCCAGTCCTGGTCCCTCACCGGAGTGCTACAGTGATGGAGAGTCTAAAACCTCTTCAGCTTCATCCCCCTACAGTGAATTTGAGGAGACGGGCAGCTAG